One window from the genome of Verrucomicrobiota bacterium encodes:
- a CDS encoding glycosyltransferase family 4 protein, translating into MIKIGFFSPYGLSGFSGVNAALHKHLSGEGCQCDLISPPPPWRANLVKRIFYKATRQLNGLQYLWEKGVSRCRYYSRHIDQSLADGNYDAVLITGTENCSFCKTNVPLYSYGDSFFGSRVDLYPDQVLAKIHPRSIHEGIHVQQLALHRLRRIYISFQWAVERAKKFYAYQGLEKIEAVGIGANLYQDTGIVKNTSDNENLGLLWIGADWQRKGGDLAVETAIALRNMGIQVKLNLVGASHPVPDGTWIKHHGFLDPQNGEHRKRLFDIFFESSVLLLPTKADLGSLATLDAFALGCVPAASPMGSIPEIIVNDVNGWLIAPYSAHEWAKVIARNVRNSKTMKEMVERNQLLFKTKWNWFNVCQKIRNGIREDIAMRK; encoded by the coding sequence ATGATTAAAATAGGTTTTTTTTCTCCTTATGGGCTGAGTGGTTTTTCAGGTGTGAATGCTGCTTTGCACAAGCATCTTTCCGGAGAGGGTTGTCAATGCGACCTCATAAGTCCGCCGCCGCCATGGCGGGCGAATCTTGTAAAACGAATATTTTATAAAGCGACTCGCCAGCTGAACGGGCTGCAATATTTGTGGGAAAAGGGTGTTTCGCGCTGCCGTTACTATTCGCGACATATCGACCAATCACTCGCTGATGGCAATTACGATGCGGTTCTTATAACGGGTACAGAAAACTGTTCGTTCTGTAAAACGAATGTCCCGCTGTACTCGTATGGCGACTCATTTTTTGGTTCGCGTGTTGATTTATATCCTGATCAAGTACTGGCAAAAATCCACCCGCGATCAATTCATGAGGGTATTCATGTCCAGCAATTGGCTTTGCATCGGCTCCGCCGAATTTACATCAGCTTTCAATGGGCGGTGGAACGAGCAAAAAAGTTTTATGCCTATCAGGGTTTGGAAAAGATCGAGGCTGTGGGCATTGGTGCCAACCTTTATCAGGACACCGGGATCGTCAAAAACACGAGTGACAATGAAAATTTGGGTCTGCTATGGATTGGTGCCGATTGGCAGCGTAAAGGTGGAGACTTGGCCGTTGAGACTGCTATTGCATTACGAAACATGGGAATTCAAGTGAAGTTAAATCTGGTGGGAGCATCCCACCCTGTGCCTGATGGTACATGGATTAAACATCACGGATTCCTTGATCCACAGAATGGGGAGCATCGCAAGCGGCTTTTTGACATTTTTTTTGAATCATCTGTTTTGCTTTTACCTACCAAAGCGGATCTTGGCTCTTTAGCGACTCTGGACGCCTTCGCACTGGGTTGCGTCCCGGCAGCATCGCCTATGGGTTCGATTCCTGAAATCATTGTTAACGACGTTAATGGATGGTTAATTGCGCCGTATTCAGCTCACGAGTGGGCAAAAGTGATTGCGCGAAACGTTCGCAATTCGAAAACCATGAAGGAAATGGTTGAGCGAAATCAACTGCTTTTTAAGACCAAGTGGAATTGGTTTAATGTTTGTCAGAAAATAAGAAATGGCATTCGGGAGGATATTGCAATGCGTAAATAA
- a CDS encoding transposase, with the protein MSDANPKPSAEPIVKAEYDSPWKKMLGLLFPQAVQLCFPAIAADIDWAKGFEFLDKEFEQIVRLAETGDRHVDKLAKVWRLGGGEQWVLLHVEVQAQWEADLDRRLFDYYSRIFQRFNRSVATVVIYADANPRWQPTVYENELWGCKVRLEFPTVKLLDLAADEEALLNHPNPFAIVVLAQVEAVKHAKDETRKFAWKKRLAQLGYQRHYERDLIVDLYNFVDWVILLAEPLAVRFDGEHTAFEKEQHMEYVTHIERRSIEKGRQEGRQEGRQEGRQEGRVESLQEAVLDVLETRFTELPYSLRESVLAIQDRDALKRLHRLALQVPDINTFTHQTKV; encoded by the coding sequence ATGTCCGACGCAAACCCAAAACCGTCCGCTGAGCCCATCGTCAAGGCAGAGTATGACAGCCCATGGAAAAAGATGTTGGGGCTCCTGTTTCCGCAGGCGGTACAACTTTGTTTTCCCGCGATTGCGGCGGATATTGACTGGGCCAAGGGGTTTGAGTTTTTAGACAAGGAATTTGAACAGATCGTGCGCCTGGCCGAAACGGGCGACCGCCACGTGGACAAACTGGCCAAGGTTTGGCGTTTGGGTGGCGGGGAACAATGGGTGTTGTTGCATGTGGAAGTGCAGGCCCAATGGGAAGCTGACCTCGACCGTCGTTTGTTTGATTATTATTCCCGGATCTTCCAGCGCTTTAACCGCTCGGTCGCCACGGTGGTGATTTACGCCGATGCCAATCCCCGGTGGCAGCCCACCGTCTATGAAAACGAACTCTGGGGCTGCAAAGTGCGCTTGGAATTTCCCACCGTAAAATTATTGGACTTGGCCGCAGATGAGGAAGCGCTACTGAACCATCCCAATCCCTTCGCCATCGTGGTATTGGCCCAGGTTGAGGCGGTGAAACACGCCAAAGACGAAACCCGCAAGTTCGCCTGGAAGAAGCGCTTAGCGCAACTGGGCTACCAACGCCACTATGAGCGGGACCTGATTGTGGACTTGTACAACTTCGTGGATTGGGTTATCCTGTTGGCAGAACCTCTGGCAGTGAGGTTCGACGGTGAACATACTGCGTTTGAGAAAGAACAACATATGGAATACGTGACACATATCGAACGGCGAAGCATCGAAAAAGGTCGCCAAGAAGGTCGCCAAGAAGGCCGCCAAGAAGGCCGCCAAGAAGGCCGGGTGGAATCGCTCCAAGAAGCCGTGCTTGATGTTTTGGAGACGCGGTTCACCGAATTACCCTACTCCTTGCGCGAGTCTGTGCTTGCGATCCAGGATCGGGACGCTTTAAAAAGACTTCATCGTCTGGCCCTGCAAGTGCCTGATATAAATACTTTTACACATCAGACCAAAGTTTGA
- a CDS encoding glycosyltransferase, with the protein MLSIVIPTYGREMVLLDSIGSLLRLLSPGAEELLVMDQTSVHEIGTQNQLEEWNLNTKIRWNRLPQPSIVNAMNMGLQQATGDLVLFLDDDIIPSPALVTEHVKAHALHPEAWAVAGQILQPGEEPAQVKNPTPSLKHRLTESLKHRFNSTQPGYTLNVMAGNLSVKRAKALEIGGFDPNYIGVAYRFESDFARRIWAAGGNVWYEPKASIRHLRAPSGGTRAYGHHLTSASPMHGVGDYYFALRHGQGLEKWWYIARRPLREVRTKFHLQHPWYIPIKLLGELRAMLLAFKLVQQHPKSPKIA; encoded by the coding sequence ATGTTATCTATTGTCATCCCAACCTACGGGCGCGAAATGGTTTTGCTCGATAGCATTGGTTCGCTGCTGCGATTGTTGTCTCCGGGCGCGGAGGAACTCTTGGTCATGGACCAGACTTCGGTGCATGAGATTGGAACTCAAAATCAATTGGAGGAATGGAATCTCAATACCAAGATCCGATGGAATCGCTTGCCTCAGCCTTCCATTGTCAATGCCATGAATATGGGTTTGCAGCAGGCTACCGGAGATTTGGTGCTTTTCTTGGACGACGACATCATTCCCAGCCCAGCGTTGGTGACTGAGCATGTCAAAGCCCACGCCCTCCATCCCGAAGCTTGGGCTGTAGCCGGTCAAATCCTCCAACCCGGCGAGGAACCGGCGCAGGTTAAAAACCCAACGCCGTCACTGAAACACCGTTTAACCGAATCACTAAAACACCGCTTCAATTCTACCCAACCCGGTTACACCCTAAACGTCATGGCTGGCAACCTATCCGTAAAACGGGCAAAGGCACTTGAGATAGGTGGATTCGATCCCAACTACATCGGTGTGGCCTACCGGTTTGAATCCGATTTTGCGCGGCGAATCTGGGCGGCAGGTGGCAACGTCTGGTACGAGCCAAAAGCCTCGATCCGGCATTTGCGCGCCCCATCCGGCGGCACCCGAGCTTATGGGCACCACCTCACCTCCGCCTCCCCGATGCATGGTGTGGGCGATTATTACTTTGCCTTGCGTCACGGCCAAGGATTGGAGAAGTGGTGGTATATTGCAAGACGCCCGCTCCGCGAAGTCCGCACCAAGTTCCACTTGCAACATCCGTGGTACATCCCGATCAAACTACTGGGCGAATTGCGGGCAATGCTCCTGGCGTTTAAGCTGGTCCAACAACACCCAAAATCACCAAAAATCGCGTAG
- a CDS encoding glycosyltransferase family 2 protein, translating into MSAFLGFQLFIRMLSLPKVSVVMSVFNGARTLQRAVDSILSQAGVELEYIIVNDGSNDGTAQMLVALAEKDGRIKVIHQPNAGLTRALIRGCAEAKGEFIARQDADDVSLPGRLAKQSAFLINNPSVALVSCWTQYIGPEDELLYDVCRKEDPEVATAMLRSGDASSLRGASGHGTAMFHRADYLRAGGYRDQFYFAQDMDLWLRLAELGQLAFVPEVLYQARFGTSDISGKYHREQIALGKLMLQAHAARRGGESETPYLEQAARIRPDGRKSTNRQQAAGSYFIGKMLLGRGDARGRKYLWQAVRICPLHFKAWLSLVLNR; encoded by the coding sequence TTGTCCGCGTTTTTAGGCTTTCAACTTTTCATTAGAATGCTTTCCCTTCCCAAAGTTTCTGTTGTCATGAGCGTTTTTAACGGCGCGCGCACTCTGCAACGCGCCGTTGATAGTATCTTGTCCCAAGCGGGTGTGGAGTTGGAGTATATCATCGTCAATGATGGGTCCAACGATGGTACGGCACAAATGCTGGTGGCTCTTGCGGAGAAGGATGGCCGGATCAAAGTTATACACCAGCCAAACGCCGGTCTGACGCGGGCGCTGATTCGTGGATGTGCCGAGGCTAAAGGCGAATTTATCGCTCGCCAAGATGCGGATGATGTGTCGCTGCCGGGGCGATTGGCCAAACAATCCGCGTTTTTGATAAATAATCCCAGCGTAGCCTTGGTCTCCTGCTGGACCCAGTATATCGGTCCGGAAGATGAACTGCTTTATGATGTATGCCGGAAAGAAGATCCAGAAGTGGCAACCGCTATGCTGCGGTCTGGAGATGCTAGTAGTCTCCGCGGCGCTTCCGGTCATGGCACTGCCATGTTCCACCGAGCCGATTATCTGCGTGCCGGCGGATATCGGGACCAGTTTTATTTTGCCCAAGATATGGATCTCTGGCTGCGTCTGGCTGAATTGGGCCAGTTAGCCTTTGTGCCGGAGGTGCTGTACCAGGCGCGGTTTGGGACCTCTGACATCAGCGGTAAGTATCACCGTGAACAGATTGCCTTGGGTAAGTTAATGCTTCAAGCGCACGCGGCGCGGCGGGGTGGAGAAAGTGAAACGCCCTATTTAGAGCAGGCGGCCAGAATTCGCCCAGATGGTCGAAAATCAACAAACCGACAGCAGGCTGCGGGTAGCTACTTCATCGGCAAAATGTTACTTGGTCGCGGCGATGCCCGTGGTCGTAAATACCTCTGGCAGGCCGTCCGTATCTGCCCCCTCCATTTTAAAGCCTGGCTGTCACTTGTGCTGAACCGGTGA